The genomic window GCTTTCCCGAACTTTGATAATTGTTAACTGTGTACTGAGAAAAATGTATAGCATGTATCAAGAAATTGTTAACTGTGTACAATGTGTTCACTGTGTATTTTAGCAATATATGTGACAATTCTTCAAAATTGGAAGAATAACTTCATATATACTCAATACTTTTATCCTCGTAATATATGTGAGCAATTCTTCAAAATTTGAAGAATAACTAGTGAAATATTTTTTCTACAAAAGATATATGTGGGAATGAAATTTATAGATGCACAATTTTTTCCCTTTTTGACTTGTGCACATATACACGTGTGGTGTGCTACGAGAAATAGAAACAACACATTTTCCCCTATAAAAATAGTAGAAACAGATCGAACtaaaaaaatagaaacaacatattgTGTGCTAATTTTTTACCAGCGTATGGTGTGTTATTAGGCGCTGAAGATTTAAAAAAATGTAGTTAGGCGATGACATGTGGTGCGGCGAACAACAAATGCAAGCGGAGAttctaaaataaaaaaacaaatgtaAGCGGAACGTTCTCCAAATGCGCCCAGAAAGCACATCATGTCCGCAAGCATCAGCCTCAAAGGAGGCCCACGTACAAATCGAGAACAGGAAAGAATGGCACAGGTGTATTTCTCGTAAATATCTGGGTATAGCGCTTGAAAACTCTGAAGGCACCGATCCTAAAGTGACAACCCTCGATTGAGATAACGGCCACCATGGAGATCGGCCTCCAAAACGCCTTTCTCTTACTTGTAGCCTTTTgaagtaagagtatcgatcccacaAGGAGCACATGAATTAATCTTTTGCGTCTTCAGTGGTTTAAACGCGGTGCCTGCAAGTtgagagtaatccaaagcagtagTAATATGATGAAAACGGTGTAGCGAGCATAAAAGTAAATAttgcaatgaaagtaaataacaagggttGCAAACTAAAGTGTCGAAACCAATAAGATTAAGGCGTTCCCAGGGAGTCTGAATTTTCCACTAGCGTGCGTCTATAGTGGTGCCTAAACAGAGTGCTACATAGGATTCATGAGACACTTTGCATATCTGGATGAGGCCAGCATCCCAAGCCCGGCTAGGCACGCTGCTGCAGCTCGAAGGCGCCCACCGCTCGAGCCCTTCACCCCTGACCAAATGGGACCGGGGAGGAGGAATTCAAGGGCGTGCATGGTACGCGAGGAGGACGACGGTCGAGAATGTTGCGCACTCGCTGATGGGCACATCCGCCGGAGGTAGCCCCTGAGCCGTGCCACTATGAGATCTCAAGGGATGGGTTGGGGAGGGGCACGCACCGCCAAGCAAGAACAAGTCCACCCCGCCACCGCCATCCCGAGGCCAGCACGGCTTTGCTGCCaagccctccggcggcggcgatgcaGGAGCTGGCGTAGGGAAGGCCTCCCGGCGACGTGGCTGCAAGGGTTCCCCCGTGCCACACGTTGAGTGTGAATAAACGAGGTTTGAATCAATATATGATGTGTAGATATAGTTCAAATGATGTTATATGCAAAAGGCATGAGAAATAATTTAATGATGATTTATATGTGGTAAAGTCATGGAAAATAGCAACGGGACGATCGGGTCTTCAAACAACAATCGATTTAACCTACCACTAACAGTTTAACCGTGTTATGCTAAAAAAACAGTTTAACCGTGAACTCCTTGAAGgtacttagagcaactctagcagaccccgcaaaagccACCGACCCGCAAAATAAACGCCAAAATGCAGGTCGGCGCGGAAAATCACGCCCGAACAGATCCCGCAAACGCAGCCGGCCCGCAAATTTttttgaggggcgcggcaaaaACTCGGCCCCAACCAGCGTATTCGCGGGTTTCCCCCTCGCCCCTGCGGTGCCCCGTATCGCAGTGAAgcatttggcgggagggacatttcagcccgcgctccTTTCACctcctccttccgccgccgcccgccacagcttccgcccgcccgccgccaccgGTTCCGGCCAAATCAGCCCGCGGAATCGCGCCGGTGGGGCCTTTTGCACCCTTCACCACCGCTAGGCCGCACCGCCCGTGtggatccggcgagaagagccgccccTCGTCGATGTCGCCGCCGGGGAACAACCGCCCTCGAgacgcccctcgtcgccgccggtTAGTGTTATTTTGCTTCGTGTCGATGGAATTTGAGCCCGGTTAGTTGATGCGGTGTGTGCTCCTCGTTCATGTAGATGGAATTGACCCCGTGCGAGAAGTTTCTGCTCTCCGATTCAGACGATTCGAACGACTCGGATGTTGAGATGATGCTCTCAAACTTCCGGCAACAAACACTAGTGATGGCTCTTGCCGTCAAGGAGCACGAAGACGAGAACCGCAAGAGGCGGCGAGGATCGATCGTCGGGCGTCTTTGCATCCCTCGGAATCGCCATCtcgggaacgagatgttgatgcaagactacttcgcggaTAATCCAACGTATCCACCtcacctcttccggagaaggtaccgaatgcgccgatccctctttGGTAGACTTGTTCAAGCTTGTGAGGCCAATTGTCGGTATTTTATGCAACGAAGAAATGATGCAGGcttgaagggatttagtgcatatcaaaaaatctcggcagctatgcgggtgattgcgTACGGGGTTCCGGCTGATTATGCCGATGAGTAtgttcgcattggtgaagatacaaCAACTGAGTCGGTGCGTAGATTTGCCAAAGTGATCGTCCGTGTCTTTGGTCCCGAATATCTTCGGGCACCGAACGaggatgacacaaagaaattgatggcatctaatgagaggagagggtggcctggcatgctaggtagcattgattgtatgcattggacatggaaaaattgcccaaaggcatggcaagaaatgtattatggcaagtctcgtgatgccacaattgtgctagaggccatAGCATCCtcggatttatggatttggcattgcttctttggtatgtcgggcactctcaatgatatcaatatgttgcaacggtctcatttgtttgctagactTGCTAGTGATGATGCTCCTGTTTGCAACTACACAATCAATGGGCATGGATACACAAAAGGGTACTATCTTGCTGATGatatataccctccttggtgcacatttgtcaagagcatcaaagaaccaaaaactaaaaaacaatgtgaGTTTGCAAGagtgcaagaggcagcccgaaaagacaaTGAAAGAGCATTTcgggttttgcaatctaggtttgccattgttcgtggtcctgctcgtttttgaGACAAGcggaccttgaagaacatcatgacatgttgtgttattcttcacaacatgattcTCGAAGATGAGAGAGGCATGAACTTGGAATTCTTCTATGACAATGTAGGCAGCCGTGTCAAACCTGCTAGAGACCCTAACCACATTAGAACTTTTATTCaaacatacaaggagattgaaaatgcaaacacgcactttcagcttcaggaggatctcagagcatctccagtcgcacccccaacaaggccccccaggcgacttttcggccgccggcgccaaaaactcggcccagtcgcgcccccaagggcccatttttcgccggctcgggccgaaattggcgccggcggacccaacccaaACCCGGTgcgctgggggcgctcgggggcgccgggcgaatcgtttttggcgtgAAAGCGCCGCGTGGCAGCCGCGTCGTGGGGCAGCCGCGTCACCGACACCGCCCCCCTCGTCTTcccgacgcctcggtttcccgtggggaatcaatggcaaggctgccgctggTCAGCTTTTCCATTGACTCCTCTCACGGGCAGCGCGCCGacgcgcgccgacgcctccccttccTCGGCTATATATGGTCTCGCTCGCCAGCGTTGGAGTGCCAccccagccctccctctcccgtCGATCCCTCTCCCGCCGATCTCTTCTCCCCAGCCACTCCCTCTCCCTGATGGCCGAGCGTTTCCTCGGAGACGAGgcagcggccaacggcttcggccgccgttcgctccgcgaacaggagtcctggctcctgttccaggcgaacatcccggctcCGTCAGACATGCGTGCCGGGCCGACGGGCTGGAGGCTTAGCAATGGGGGAGTGCACATTCCCCCATTGCCCGACGCCGTCACCAAGCCAtcctacttcgccgacgaggtcgagaTCGTGCGCGCCTCTCTCACCGACGCCGAGCGCTCCCTTCCCCAGTACGCCACCGACAACAAcgcggcgtgggcggcgtacttcgagcgccgccagcagcaacgGCTGGCATCCACCAACGGGGCACCGATGGTCGGCGGCACCAAGAACAGCGAGGGGTgccacctctggtggggcgtccccggctgCACCCTCGACGGCGTGCTGGCGCACCTCGAGGGGGGCAACAACCCATCGTTGGCGTATCACCCGGCGAAGACGGCCGCCCCGACGCACCGCTGACGCGACGGGCAATGGGCGCCGAGGAGGTTcggctccttctcctcctcttcctcgtcccgTTCTTCCTCCCATTCCTCCGGCACTCCATCgatgctcggcgtcaaggccgagcccgcggcggagacgctgCTCGGCCGGCGCacacgcagcgccggcatcgtcatcagcgagggcggccggcgcgcctcttCGTCGGCTCCTcccccgcgcttcgtcaagccgaagacggagccgggtctCACGCCGGTGAAGATGGAGCCGGGGTTGGctccggtgaagacggagccggtgAAGGCGGAGCACGGCGGggtcgagctcgacgacgacgcgacCCTTGAATAGGCACGCCaagactccctgaagatggcgagggagcgccagcgcgccgccctagagcgcttcgcgcagcgccgccgaggccgcgacgaaggtcgcgtcgtcatcatcgacgacaacgacgacgacgacgcgccgccgccgccaccaccagccggggaggggtccagcaggggcgcccgagtCAAGGAGGAGAAGACCGACGATGGCGGCGCCGACAGCGACTTCTCGGCCTTCAGCAAGTTTTTTTGACTAGTTTTTGTATGTAATGGCGTGTTTTAGCCCAAATTTACGAATATAAAAGCCCATGTTTGCCGAAAAGTGGCGTGTTTCAGCCCAAGTTTGTCTAAAAAAAATTCACGCCTAGGGCCGgccctgggggcggcggctgggggccaactcgccccaGACCCACTTTTTGCGCCGGGTCACCCCCAGACGGCGATTTTAGACGTCCCCtggggggcaacggctggagatgctctcattgagcaccattggcaaagggttGAACAGTAGCAAACTCATTTTGccattcatttgtatttgtatttatatttgggacaagttttgtattgaattatttgtatttaTATTCgatgatttgaataattatttgtaatgtggatgattgttgtattgtgTTGGTATTGGTAATTGGTGTGGTATTCATATTTTGCGGACCGGTGGGATGCGGTAGCAGCGGGCGCAAGAGCAGATCCCGCAAAGCCGACCTGTAAAAAGGTATATTCCGTGAATATGTTTTTTTTAGAGTCCGTTTGGGGGTCTGCATCAGCGGCCGTCCGTGCCGACCCGCAAAAACGTTTTTCCGCAAACTGCAAACACGTTTTGCGGGCTGGCGGGACGTGGGATCTGCTAGAGTTACTCTTATCCTGAATTCCTGATGCTTTAGTCTGGCATTTGTCGATCAGTCGATTCTTTACTCCCTCCGATCTAAATTAAATTAATGGACGCAATCTCTATACAATGCCGTGTCCATTAATTCGGATCGAAGGGTGTACTAGATTTTGGAATTCTTTTTTCTAACAGTCTGGCATGCTTGTTGTATGGCTGGATATGCACAATCATTCTCAGTCATGCTTGCTGGCGATCCTGAGCAAAACATCACAGAGTTCCCTGGGCTTTGAGCACATGGCCATGTGGTCGGCTCCGGCcagctcctcggcttctgtgccagGGCTCAGGTCGACCATCCAGCGCTGCATCTCCTCGGAGGATGAAGCATCGTCCTTGAGCACCACGTACACCTTCTTCACCGACCCGTAGTTGGCGTCGGTGAGCAGAGCCTCGTCCCTCATCAACGGATCGTCCACGAACTGGCAGCCCGGCCTCACCAGCAACGTGGCCAGCATCAGGTCCTGCGTCCATGTTGCGAGTATGATAGTACTAGAAAGGCTGTTGGTTGGTTGACATCAAAACTCAAAAGCAGTTATTTTCTTTGTTATGTTGATGTTACCTCGACtgagctgttggaaatatgagcaatttaccgaatgattttattaacagaaatagtagataaaacatgactaaaatagcaaatataaaacaagtcatgcaatctgacagagagaaggtaaacatcatccgcatatatgaacttgaggtaaacacatctagaatagtcactagatgaagttgcttatacgacatagagCCTAACATACGTAGaacagaaactagagccaagaactgtaacagtacttctaacagaaaggagaagaacacgtacggcagatcagcagcagaagcgctggacttggggtcggtgtcctcgcctgccatgtcgtcgaggaggtcatggacgtcggggaagaagtcgtcgtccgggaagtagtcgtcggcgaccggatcgtccgtgatgaagaagccagtagtcacgctgagcgctccccaaaaaccttatcactctTCTCTCatacaggactcaaagagtgcggttttggaggcctgctgtcccgacctgcggtgcacatcgcaagccgggatggagaagatcgtagcagcagcgcagtgctcaagaatcgatggcgagaggaagaagtagttctggtgcttcttgctgagaggagcgacctcccttttataggcgcaagagaaggaggcgagagggcagcgtcGGGAGCTGAAGGGACCgagggagatgaaacgaacagacagcagccgaagggtgcagcgttcgcatttaatctccactacagcaaaaaaaATTCCATCTCCCGATTGActtttcgtatacccgtagtgcgtggcaaaaatttagacatcggctcggctcattcccgcaacccgcggcgcgttgtgacgaggcgtggcgtggcgaggcgggcggcggaggagcgcacgtggatgtccctcttgttctcatgctcatacaagtggggaaggagccttaGGCCCAAAatggacaaaattccagcaatcccccaccagatcccagaggcacacaaaatttgcctatggttccaaaacactgttttatataccggtactgcagtggagactgttaagttgaacttccacctagaactctatgctacactagtaagcaacttgaacagtggactgggccttgaactgcaagttttctgcgaatctaacttcacataaagccttgaccgatacgtggctaccgtgggtcttccccgtgagtggagcttatgcgtcatactccgtgacctttcatgagtttactagagagaaccctactctcatagattgcgacatttgacaatcagactcatataggtgtgttctttaaaagatattctgcaggacaacatctctgcttcaaagagccacttagaacacattaagatatacatcaacctgccatgcatattaggagagtattgcattttcatggagtggtatttttaatagtaaggatactctcctcccagttgaccaacagcttgtcttccacatctaattcacaggATCTCCGGTCACAAAAAATAGGTtaccactatgaacaactcatattgtgagtctcatacccatctccctcgatgcattatctatcacattacgtgatagacccttagtgaaaggatctgccagatttttagacgtttggacataatccaatgcaataactccagagTTTTTCATTTTTAATGATGATTTAATGAGAAATAGTTTAATGATGATTTATATATGGTAAATTCGGGGGAAATAGCAACGGGATGATCAGGTCTTCAAACAGCAATCGATTTAACCTACCACTAATAATTTAACCGTGAACTCCTTAAAGGTACTTAGCCTAATTGCTTCGGTCTGCCATTTGTCATCAGTCGGTACAAATTTCTTTACTCCCTTCGATTTGAATTAATGGACGCAGCCTCTATACAATGTCGCGTCCATTTATTCGGATCGAAGGGTGTACTAGATTTTGGAATTGTTTTTCCTTTTTAACAGACTTTTGGAATTTGGTCTGGCGTGCTTGTTGTACGGCTGGATGTGCACAACCATTCTCAGTCATACTTGTCGGCAATCCTGAGAAGAACATCGCCGAGTTCCCTGGGCTTTGAGCACATGGCCATGTggtcggctccggcgagctcctcggcttctgtgccggGGCTCAGGTCGACCATCCAGCGCTGCATCTCCTCGGAGGTGGAAGCATCGTCCTTGAGCACCACGTACACCTTCTTCACCGACCCGTAGTTGGCGTCTGTGAGTAGAGCCTCGTCCCTCATCGTCGGGTCGTCCACGAACTGGCAGCCCGGTCTCACCAGCAACATAGCCAGCGTCAGGTCCTGCGTCCATGTTGCGAGTATGATAGTACTAGTAAGGCTGTTGGTTGGTTGACATCAAAACTCAAAAGCAATTATTTTCTTTGTTATGTTGATGTTACCTCGACTGAGCTTCGATCGTACAATTTCGCTGCCAACAATTTGGGGCCAAGCGCGACTGCAGGCCGAGGGCCTTGGTCTGTGTTCAGAACCATGCTCTTGCTGTCCATGAAAAAATCGGCTGGGGTTCTTCTGCAGAACTATCAACAGTCGCGAGAAAATTAGCCATGATTGTTCACATCTGAGCTCTGGAAAAATGGCCATGTGAGCTCATCGAGGGCCTTAAGCTTGATTCTGGGAGGGTCTGCCTACCTCCTCGATGGTGACGCCCATGTGCCTGCCGGCGCACGCCATGCACGCGGCGAGGAACACGGCCGCGGCGACCTTGCGCGGGAATCCCTCCATGGCGAGCGCGAGGTTGAGCCCGCCGAGGCTGTGCCCGACCAGGACCAGCCTCTCGCCAGCCGGTGCCGCGGCCACGGCGTCGAGCAGCGGCCGCGAGTAGTCCTCGAAGGACGCCACCTCGTCCATGCGCGCCGGGTGCGCGCCGGACGCGGCCATGTCGAGCGCCGTAACACGGTGCCCGGCGGCGCGGAGCATCGGCACCAGCTTGTACCAGCACCACGCGCCGTGGCAGAGGCCGTGGACGAGGATGAAGTGcttgccgccgccgctcccctccatAGGATCTCACCTCAGCTCCTGCCTGCAGCTTGCAGATATCTTTGGCGAGGGAATCTTAACATACCAATCATGCCTTCATGTTCCTGTAACCAACCTGAGTTAATTATCACTTTTTCAGGTGACGAGTCGACATCAGTCGCAGCCCTTATTCCCACCCATGCCCACCTTACAATTTTGTTCATGTCCCTCTAAAAATATTGTATTATTAGATTGACACATTGATGATAATGTTGTTGTCCTCTTCTTTTTCGGGAATACGCTCAGGgagcgtatcatttcattgataggggGTTGTTGCCTTCTTCTATGTTTTACCGAAGAATATTTTGCAAGTTTAAGCAAGTGGTTTTCAGAATCTGAAGCATTTTCAACTCAAATGCAACGAATATGAATGTGTGACTTTATTGGTTGATTTGTTTTAGTTACTGGAACCATGGAAAAGAATAATTTGCCTTACGCATTAAGAGTCCATCAAAACGAAGGAATAGAGGGGGAAAAAGAGTGGTTAGATGCCTGAAAAAACGTTTCAATCTATCACTTTCTTTTCTGACCATTAGATCGACATCCAAAGGCACatgattcatcttcctcctcgagcCACTCATAACATGCCAATCATAACAAACCTTCGTGAATTGTCGTTTTTCCAGATGAGGGATCGATATCGCTCGCAGCTCTGATTCCAACTCGTGTACCTCACAAAAATTTTGTCCCTTTAAAATATTTTGGGCACATAGGAGATCAACCACCGATCCCATGCCCCAACCTAACTCCTTTTTGCATCATCGATGTTAAATTGTTGAGGGTGTGGGAGATAAGTAAAAGTCATAATCAGTGTTGGACGATTTTGCTGGCAGTGATGCTTGTAGCTGTGTTGTGTTCCTTTCTAAAGGTGTTATTATAGTCATATGCTCCTCTACATGGTTAATGATGAAAACCCTACTCCAGCTCTTCATACAGAGCGACAAAGACATCTTAGTGTCGCATGCATGTTTCTTACATTGCACCATGATATAGTAGTACGTTGGCGAGTCATGGTTTTGCCGGTGGCCTCAGGAAGGGGAATTGTATCATTTGGGTGTCTGctttaggtggtgtttggttctctagtcctacgACTTTTTCTAATTCCTAGAACttttttgaaaaagactctcaaggaggtgcttctaaggacttttagcaaaaagtccctccctgtttggtttgctaggaTTTTTAGGGACTTTTTTAGTCCCAACACAAAGGTGATAGAGGTGTTGACTTAGCTAGTTCAAGGCCTCGGTGGTGGTGAATTCACT from Triticum aestivum cultivar Chinese Spring chromosome 3B, IWGSC CS RefSeq v2.1, whole genome shotgun sequence includes these protein-coding regions:
- the LOC123072225 gene encoding probable esterase PIR7A isoform X2 yields the protein MEGSGGGKHFILVHGLCHGAWCWYKLVPMLRAAGHRVTALDMAASGAHPARMDEVASFEDYSRPLLDAVAAAPAGERLVLVGHSLGGLNLALAMEGFPRKVAAAVFLAACMACAGRHMGVTIEEFCRRTPADFFMDSKSMVLNTDQGPRPAVALGPKLLAAKLYDRSSVEDLMLATLLVRPGCQFVDDPLMRDEALLTDANYGSVKKVYVVLKDDASSSEEMQRWMVDLSPGTEAEELAGADHMAMCSKPRELCDVLLRIASKHD
- the LOC123072225 gene encoding probable esterase PIR7A isoform X1, whose product is MEGSGGGKHFILVHGLCHGAWCWYKLVPMLRAAGHRVTALDMAASGAHPARMDEVASFEDYSRPLLDAVAAAPAGERLVLVGHSLGGLNLALAMEGFPRKVAAAVFLAACMACAGRHMGVTIEEFCRRTPADFFMDSKSMVLNTDQGPRPAVALGPKLLAAKLYDRSSVEDLTLAMLLVRPGCQFVDDPTMRDEALLTDANYGSVKKVYVVLKDDASTSEEMQRWMVDLSPGTEAEELAGADHMAMCSKPRELGDVLLRIADKYD